A window from Phoenix dactylifera cultivar Barhee BC4 unplaced genomic scaffold, palm_55x_up_171113_PBpolish2nd_filt_p 000452F, whole genome shotgun sequence encodes these proteins:
- the LOC103698342 gene encoding ABC transporter G family member 1-like isoform X1 yields the protein MGSLEVKVEMEEVRWNAMAGGGDRPVKHEVQRGWEEEGLYLTWEDLWVTASNGKGSSRVILAGLTGYARPGEVLAIMGPSGCGKSTLLNALAGRLDSGTKQSGQVLVNGWRQTLAFGTSAYVTQDDILMTTLTVREAVYYSAQLQLPDSMSKSEKKERAETTIREMGLQEAMDTRIGGQASNGISGGQKRRVSICIEILTRPKLLFLDEPTSGLDSAASYHVVNRIIDLSRHHGRTIIASIHQPSSEVFELFDNLCLLSSGKTVYFGPASLTNELFAQNGFPCPSMRNPSDHFLRTINKDFDEEIVKGCSSQSKTTAETIDILIRSYKLSNIHQEVERRVAEMRRLGGDGVKKGSQASFTTQCIVLTKRSFKNMYRDLGYYWLRLVIYAILCLCIGTMFYDIGHSYGSIQARGSVLLFVSSFLTFMAIGGFPSFTEEMKIFQRERLNGHYGVTAFMISNMLSSAPYIALVSVIPAAMAYYLIGLQSGVDHFIFFAMVLYASMLLVEGMMMIVASIVPNYLMGIITGAGIQATMILSAGFFRLPNDLPKPVWRYPMYHIAFHKYANQAYYKNEFIGLSLPNIQAGAAATITGEEIVRDFWQMEVGYSKWVDLAILFGMVILYRILFLVIVKTREKVKPMVRAGLNRPPKHVIGTPSTPLADVSP from the exons ATGGGCTCTTTGGAAGTGAAAGTAGAAATGGAGGAGGTTCGTTGGAATGCCATGGCCGGAGGTGGTGACCGGCCGGTGAAGCATGAGGTGCAGAGGGGGTGGGAGGAGGAAGGGCTATACTTAACGTGGGAGGATCTGTGGGTGACCGCATCCAACGGTAAGGGTTCGTCGAGGGTGATACTGGCTGGGCTCACCGGGTACGCCCGGCCTGGGGAGGTTCTAGCCATCATGGGTCCATCGGGCTGTGGCAAGTCCACTCTTCTTAATGCCTTGGCAG GGAGACTCGACTCAGGTACAAAACAATCTGGACAAGTGTTGGTAAATGGTTGGCGTCAGACGCTAGCATTTGGGACTTCT GCTTATGTGACCCAAGATGACATTCTGATGACAACTCTGACGGTGAGAGAAGCTGTATACTATTCTGCACAGCTCCAACTGCCAGACTCCATGTCTAAAtctgagaagaaggagagagcagAGACGACTATAAGGGAGATGGGCTTGCAAGAAGCTATGGACACAAGGATTGGAGGGCAGGCATCTAATGGAATAAGTGGTGGCCAGAAGAGGAGGGTTAGCATTTGCATAGAGATTTTAACACGACCAAAGCTTCTCTTCTTGGATGAACCCACAAGTGGACTAGACAGTGCTGCATCATATCACGTTGTGAATCGCATCATCGACCTATCTCGACATCATGGAAGGACTATTATCGCTTCGATCCATCAGCCTAGCAGTGAAGTTTTTGAGCTTTTTGATAACTTGTGCCTTTTATCTTCTGGCAAAACAGTTTATTTTGGACCTGCTTCTTTAACTAATGAG CTTTTTGCTCAAAATGGATTTCCATGCCCATCCATGAGAAACCCCTCTGATCACTTCCTCAGAACTATCAACAAAGACTTTGATGAG GAGATTGTAAAAGGCTGTAGTAGCCAATCAAAAACCACTGCTGAAACCATTGATATCCTCATAAGATCATACAAGCTATCCAATATCCACCAAGAAGTTGAGAGGCGAGTAGCTGAGATGCGCAGATTG GGAGGAGATGGCGTGAAGAAGGGAAGTCAAGCTAGTTTCACTACTCAGTGCATTGTCCTCACCAAAAGATCATTTAAAAACATGTACAGAGATCTAGGATACTACTGGCTGCGACTCGTAATTTATGCTATATTGTGTCTATGCATTGGCACCATGTTTTATGACATTGGACATAGCTATGGATCAATTCAG GCTCGGGGTTCGGTGCTTCTGTTCGTATCATCATTCCTAACTTTTATGGCAATTGGTGGTTTTCCTTCCTTTACAGAAGAGATGAAG ATCTTTCAAAGAGAGAGACTAAATGGGCATTATGGTGTCACCGCATTCATGATAAGTAACATGCTTTCTTCCGCACCATATATAGCTCTTGTCTCTGTAATCCCGGCAGCCATGGCTTACTACCTTATTGGCCTCCAAAGCGGAGTTGATCACTTCATTTTCTTTGCTATGGTGTTGTATGCATCGATGTTGCTTGTTGAGGGCATGATGATGATCGTCGCTAGCATTGTGCCCAATTACCTCATGGGCATCATCACCGGTGCCGGAATTCAAGCAACGATGATACTATCGGCCGGCTTTTTCCGATTGCCGAATGATCTTCCGAAGCCAGTGTGGCGATACCCAATGTACCACATAGCCTTCCATAAGTATGCCAACCAAGCTTACTACAAGAATGAGTTCATTGGACTTTCCCTTCCCAACATCCAAGCTGGGGCTGCAGCCACTATTACTGGGGAGGAAATTGTGAGGGATTTTTGGCAGATGGAGGTGGGCTACTCTAAGTGGGTTGATCTTGCCATACTGTTTGGTATGGTTATTCTATACAGGATCTTGTTTTTGGTCATTGTGAAGACTAGGGAAAAGGTGAAGCCCATGGTTAGGGCTGGTCTAAACAGGCCACCCAAACACGTCATAGGGACGCCCTCAACACCTCTAGCTGATgtaagcccataa
- the LOC103698342 gene encoding ABC transporter G family member 1-like isoform X2, translating to MTTLTVREAVYYSAQLQLPDSMSKSEKKERAETTIREMGLQEAMDTRIGGQASNGISGGQKRRVSICIEILTRPKLLFLDEPTSGLDSAASYHVVNRIIDLSRHHGRTIIASIHQPSSEVFELFDNLCLLSSGKTVYFGPASLTNELFAQNGFPCPSMRNPSDHFLRTINKDFDEEIVKGCSSQSKTTAETIDILIRSYKLSNIHQEVERRVAEMRRLGGDGVKKGSQASFTTQCIVLTKRSFKNMYRDLGYYWLRLVIYAILCLCIGTMFYDIGHSYGSIQARGSVLLFVSSFLTFMAIGGFPSFTEEMKIFQRERLNGHYGVTAFMISNMLSSAPYIALVSVIPAAMAYYLIGLQSGVDHFIFFAMVLYASMLLVEGMMMIVASIVPNYLMGIITGAGIQATMILSAGFFRLPNDLPKPVWRYPMYHIAFHKYANQAYYKNEFIGLSLPNIQAGAAATITGEEIVRDFWQMEVGYSKWVDLAILFGMVILYRILFLVIVKTREKVKPMVRAGLNRPPKHVIGTPSTPLADVSP from the exons ATGACAACTCTGACGGTGAGAGAAGCTGTATACTATTCTGCACAGCTCCAACTGCCAGACTCCATGTCTAAAtctgagaagaaggagagagcagAGACGACTATAAGGGAGATGGGCTTGCAAGAAGCTATGGACACAAGGATTGGAGGGCAGGCATCTAATGGAATAAGTGGTGGCCAGAAGAGGAGGGTTAGCATTTGCATAGAGATTTTAACACGACCAAAGCTTCTCTTCTTGGATGAACCCACAAGTGGACTAGACAGTGCTGCATCATATCACGTTGTGAATCGCATCATCGACCTATCTCGACATCATGGAAGGACTATTATCGCTTCGATCCATCAGCCTAGCAGTGAAGTTTTTGAGCTTTTTGATAACTTGTGCCTTTTATCTTCTGGCAAAACAGTTTATTTTGGACCTGCTTCTTTAACTAATGAG CTTTTTGCTCAAAATGGATTTCCATGCCCATCCATGAGAAACCCCTCTGATCACTTCCTCAGAACTATCAACAAAGACTTTGATGAG GAGATTGTAAAAGGCTGTAGTAGCCAATCAAAAACCACTGCTGAAACCATTGATATCCTCATAAGATCATACAAGCTATCCAATATCCACCAAGAAGTTGAGAGGCGAGTAGCTGAGATGCGCAGATTG GGAGGAGATGGCGTGAAGAAGGGAAGTCAAGCTAGTTTCACTACTCAGTGCATTGTCCTCACCAAAAGATCATTTAAAAACATGTACAGAGATCTAGGATACTACTGGCTGCGACTCGTAATTTATGCTATATTGTGTCTATGCATTGGCACCATGTTTTATGACATTGGACATAGCTATGGATCAATTCAG GCTCGGGGTTCGGTGCTTCTGTTCGTATCATCATTCCTAACTTTTATGGCAATTGGTGGTTTTCCTTCCTTTACAGAAGAGATGAAG ATCTTTCAAAGAGAGAGACTAAATGGGCATTATGGTGTCACCGCATTCATGATAAGTAACATGCTTTCTTCCGCACCATATATAGCTCTTGTCTCTGTAATCCCGGCAGCCATGGCTTACTACCTTATTGGCCTCCAAAGCGGAGTTGATCACTTCATTTTCTTTGCTATGGTGTTGTATGCATCGATGTTGCTTGTTGAGGGCATGATGATGATCGTCGCTAGCATTGTGCCCAATTACCTCATGGGCATCATCACCGGTGCCGGAATTCAAGCAACGATGATACTATCGGCCGGCTTTTTCCGATTGCCGAATGATCTTCCGAAGCCAGTGTGGCGATACCCAATGTACCACATAGCCTTCCATAAGTATGCCAACCAAGCTTACTACAAGAATGAGTTCATTGGACTTTCCCTTCCCAACATCCAAGCTGGGGCTGCAGCCACTATTACTGGGGAGGAAATTGTGAGGGATTTTTGGCAGATGGAGGTGGGCTACTCTAAGTGGGTTGATCTTGCCATACTGTTTGGTATGGTTATTCTATACAGGATCTTGTTTTTGGTCATTGTGAAGACTAGGGAAAAGGTGAAGCCCATGGTTAGGGCTGGTCTAAACAGGCCACCCAAACACGTCATAGGGACGCCCTCAACACCTCTAGCTGATgtaagcccataa